The Deltaproteobacteria bacterium sequence CATTTTTGGTCTGCAAGAAAAGTAAGCTTCAGTTGCACCCCAATTTCGTGGCGTTGGGGTTGATGCTGGCGTGCTTGTACCAACAGCTTGAGGACTTAAATGTCACCTGCAACGTCAGAGCCGCTTTTGATGCTATCGAACGGTCGCCATAGCGCGGAGTTCGAGAGCGGAACACTCCCGCATTTCGTTTCTGTTACTGCGCCGTGGCGATGCGGAGCCGAACAGTCAATTCTCTACAGAACCAACCGAAATCTGGATAAATGTACGGTGGATTGGCGTCTGGGCCTGAATCATGGAAATTCAGGGGTAAATCAGTTCTTAACCAAGGGAATTAAGTTGAGTGGTGTTAAGGGTTTAAGTGCCAAGCGGTTCGTGGTCTAATCTACCTAGTCAGAAATCTGGTGAAGCCGTAGGCTTTATTTAATTAGAACAAAGTTCACACAGCTTGACCGTAGAGGTTAAGCTGTGTGAACCCCGTGCAATGAGAACCCAGGCGCTTGAATGAAGGCTTGAACTCTGAGGAATGAAGTAATGTGTTGTACAGAGTCTGGTGAGGGGCGCAAATGACCACTCAGGTAAGGGGGAAGCCTCTGCTCGACCGCCTCTTGAGACCAAGCGGTAAAGGCTTTGAACTGTGTCTCTTGCTTGCCTTGCTCGGGGTCTTGAGCTCGGCTTTTTATACGTTTATCGATTTAGTGATGGGGCTTTATTTTGGGGCCTTTACGAATGCCACGGCGTTGGTCGCTTATTCATCCGTGTTTTATCTTGAATATTCAGGACGAGGGCGTGTGGCCCGGCATGGATTACTCTGGGCAACTGCTCTTCATCTATCGGTGCTCACCAGTTTGGTTGTAGGCCTTGCTCCAGGAGCCCATTACTTCCTCTTCGGAGTCGCGGTCGCCGCTGCCTTGCTTTTTGAGGCCGCCGAATGGGTATGGAAGTTGTTCTACTTTCTGTCGATTCTCATTTTGTTTATTTTGCACTATTACGGTTTGTTGGCTTCTGAACCATTGGAGTTTCCTGGTCCGGATCTAGCATTGGCTTTTGAGGTCTCATGCATAAGCATGACAGGTTTGTTTCTCTTTTTGATACTCATCGCGTATCAATATGCGATCGAGAAATTTAGCGGGGAGCTCGAAGTTGCCAACGAAAATGCAATGCGCCGAAATCAAGACCTGACGAAAGAAATGGAAGAGCATAAGCTAGCACGAGAACAACTACAGCAAGCTCAGACGAGACTCCTACAAGCGGAGAAAATGTCTAGCTTAGGTGAACTGGTCGCCGGGGTTGCCCACGAGATTAATAACCCCGTTAACTTTGTAAAGAACAATTTCGCATTGGTGGACACGGCGGTTCGTAAAATAGAGGGCCAGCTTAAAGCAATTTTACCAGACGATGAGGGTGGTCGGCGGGCAATGAGCCTGTTTCGCGAGCACTTCGAAACGGTTGAGCAGAGCGCGGCAAACCACAAGATAGGTACGAAACGCATTGCCGGGATTGTTCAGTCGCTATTGGCTTTTTCTCGGCATGATGAGGCCGACTACAAGGCCAACGACCTTAATGAACTCCTGGATGAGACCTTGATTATTCTAAGTAATCAAGCCAAAAAAGTTGAGGTTGAGAAACGATTGGGCGAACTACCGATGGTAGATTGCAATGGTTCACAACTGGCTCAAGTGTTCTTGAATCTATTGAGTAATGCTCTATACGCGGCCAAACTTGCGGTTACGGGGCCAAAGGTTACAATTGAGACGGGAACAGACGAGGGTTCGGTGTGGATAGCGGTAAGT is a genomic window containing:
- a CDS encoding GHKL domain-containing protein — translated: MTTQVRGKPLLDRLLRPSGKGFELCLLLALLGVLSSAFYTFIDLVMGLYFGAFTNATALVAYSSVFYLEYSGRGRVARHGLLWATALHLSVLTSLVVGLAPGAHYFLFGVAVAAALLFEAAEWVWKLFYFLSILILFILHYYGLLASEPLEFPGPDLALAFEVSCISMTGLFLFLILIAYQYAIEKFSGELEVANENAMRRNQDLTKEMEEHKLAREQLQQAQTRLLQAEKMSSLGELVAGVAHEINNPVNFVKNNFALVDTAVRKIEGQLKAILPDDEGGRRAMSLFREHFETVEQSAANHKIGTKRIAGIVQSLLAFSRHDEADYKANDLNELLDETLIILSNQAKKVEVEKRLGELPMVDCNGSQLAQVFLNLLSNALYAAKLAVTGPKVTIETGTDEGSVWIAVSDNGLGIADDVKDSLFDPFVTTKPVGEGTGMGLAISFNIVNDHNGEIWVEDANPGARFKLSVPIKQVEDVEVGVLDEA